The DNA segment AATTCCGAGAAGCTGGTCTATGACGGCGGATCCGGACAGAACATCGTGCCTTATCTGCCGTTGAACGAACTGTCGCGGCGGCCCGCGCCGTCTTCTCAGTCGCAACAGCCCACCACGGGAGGCTCCCGATGAGGTCCCCCGTCACAGGCATCATCTTTTTGCTGTTGCTCTTGCTGGCGTTGATCGTCGGCTACAGCTCGGTGTTCGCCGTGCAGCAGACCGAGCAGGCGCTGGTGGTGCGGTTGGGCAAGCCGGTCGATGTCGTCACCGATCCCGGCCTGCACTTCAAGGCGCCGTTCATCGACACCGTGATCCCGGTCGACAAGCGTATCCTGGATCTGGAAAATCCGGCGCAGGAAATCATCGCCTCGGACCAGAAGCGGCTCGTGGTCGATGCGTTTGCGCGCTATAAGATCAAGAACGCGCTGCAATTCTATCAGAGCGTCGGCACCATCCAGGCCGCCAACCTCCAGCTCGCGACGCTGTTGAACTCTGCGTTGCGCCGTGTGCTCGGCGAAGTGACCTTGATCCAGGTCGTGCGCGATCAGCGCGAGCCGCTGATGCAGCGCATCCGCGCCCAGCTCGATCACGAAGCCGACGGTTACGGCATTCAGGTCGTCGACGTGCGGATCCGCCGCGCCGACCTGCCTGACCAGAACAGCCAGGCGGTCTATCAGCGCATGAAGACCGAGCGCCAGCGCGAGGCGGCCGAGTTCCGCGCGCAGGGCCGGCAGAAGGCGCAGGAAATCCGTTCCAGCGCCGACCGTGAAGCGACCGTGATCGTGGCCGAAGCCAACTCGAAGGCGGAGCAGGTCCGCGGCGAGGGCGATGCCGAGCGCAACCGGCTGTTCGCCGAGTCCTATGGCAAGGACGTCGATTTCTTTGCATTCTATCGTTCCATGACCGCCTACGAAAACAGCCTCAAGAGCAACGACACACGTTTCCTGTTGCGGCCGGATTCGGATTTCTTCAGGTTCTTTGGCGGCGCGAGCGGCAAGCCGGGTACGCCTGCGGCGGCTCAGGCGAAGCCGTAAGGTTTTTTCGATAAAGGCCGCGGGCGAACTCTCGCCCCGGCCCAAACAAGAATTTCGAAACGGGAGGTTTTCATCCGATGAGGTCCATAGCGTTCGCCGACTTCCTCATCGGTGTTGGAATCCTGTTCGTGATCGAAGGCCTGATGTTTGCGGCCGCCCCGGTCTGGCTCAAGCGGGCGATGAAAAGCGCGCAGGAAGCACCCGACAATGTTTTGCGGATCGTCGGCATCGGCTCGGCGGTAGCGGGATTGATCCTGATCTGGCTGGTTCGCCGCTAAACCGACTCCATCTGCCGCTTTCCTGGGCGTGCCGGGGACGATTTGGAACGTCCGTTTTTCGCCGGATTGGTAGGCTCAAAAGCTTGCGCGGCTACCCCCTTCGGGCGCACTCTGCTCATTAAATCCCCGCTGCTTCGACAAGAGAGAACCGATATGACCGTTGCAACCTATGCCCCGCGCCATCGCCTGCGCCCCCTGTTGGCGGCAGCATGTCTCGGCGCTGCGACCATCATGGCCTCGGCGCTGCCGGTTCAGGCGCGCGGACCGGACGGCATCGCCGATGTTGCCGAGAAAGTGATCGACGCGGTCGTCAACATCTCGACCTCGCAAACCGTCGAGGCCAAGGGCGGCTCCGGCGAAGGCCGTGGCGCGATGCCGCAACTGCCGCCGGGCTCGCCGTTCGAGGATTTCTTCGACGACTTCTTCAAGAACAGGCGCGGCCCGAATGGTCCGCGCAGCGGCGGCGACATGCAACCGCACAAGACCAACTCGCTCGGCTCGGGCTTCATTATCGATACGTCCGGCATCGTCGTGACCAATAATCACGTCATTGCGGATGCCGACGAGATCAACGTCATCCTGAACGACGGCACCAAGATCAAGGCCGAACTGGTCGGCGTCGACAAGAAGACCGACCTTGCGGTGCTCAAGTTCAAGCCGTCGCGGCAACTGACGGCGGTGAAGTTCGGCGATTCCGACAAGCTTCGCCTCGGCGAATGGGTGATTGCGATCGGCAATCCCTTCAGCCTCGGCGGCACGGTGACGGCCGGCATCGTCTCGGCACGCAACCGCGACATCTCGAACGGTCCGTATGACAACTACATCCAGACCGACGCCGCCATCAATCGCGGCAACTCCGGCGGTCCGCTGTTCAACCTCGAGGGCGATGTGATCGGCGTCAACACGCTGATCATTTCGCCGACCGGCGGTTCGATCGGCATCGGTTTTGCGGTGCCGTCGAAGACGGTGGCCGGTGTCGTCGAGCAGCTCCAGAAATTCGGCGAACTGCGCCGCGGCTGGCTCGGCGTCCGCATTCAGCAGGTGACGGATGAAATCGCCGAAAGCCTGAACATCAAGCCGGCGCGCGGCGCGCTCGTCGCCGGCGTCGACGACAAGGGCCCGGCCAAGCCGGCCGGCATCGAGCCCGGCGACGTCGTCGTCAAGTTCGACGGCAAGGACGTCAAGGAGCCGAAGGACCTGTCGCGTGTCGTCGCCGACACGGCGGTCGGCAAGGAAGTCGACGTCGTCATCATCCGCAAGGGCGAGGAGCAGACCAAGCGCGTCACGCTTGGCCGCCTCGAAGACACCGACAAGCCGCAGCCCGCTTCCGCCAAATCGACGCCGGAGCCGGAGAAGCTGGTGACGCAAAAGGCGCTCGGGCTCGACCTCGCCAATCTCAGCAAGGATCTGCGCAGCCGCTACAAGATCAAGGACAGCGTCAAGGGCGTGATCATCACCGGCGTCGACAACGCCTCGGACGCCGCCGAGAAGCGATTGGCGGCGGGTGACGTCATCGTCGAGGTCGCGCAGGAGGCGGTCGCCAACGCCGCCGACATCAAGAAGCGCGTCGAGCAATTGAAGAAGGACGGCAAGAAGTCCGTGCTGCTTCTGGTCTCGAACGCTGACGGCGAATTGCGCTTCGTCGCGCTGAGCGTGCAGTAGGAAATTTCGGCTGACGTCATCATGCCCGGACCATGGTCCGGGCATGATGCATTTTACAGACTAGTTGTGCGCGGTGCCGACCGTCGTCGCGCTCGTCGCTGACGCCACGGTGTGGCGCGGCGTGAGCACGCTGAGCTGATGCGGAGACGCCGGCATGTTGTTGCGCGTCAGCGTCGGTGTCGCGGTCTGCTCCTGGACACCCGTTCCGCCCATCACCGCAACCTGGAGCGGGGTAGCGGGGAAGGAGGAGGCTTCGAATGTGGGAAGCTCGCCTGCCCACGCCGTCGCGCTTTCCAGCACAGCGAAGGCGCAGACGGTGGTGACGGCGAGACGTTTAACGAGGGGACGTTGCAAGGGACGTTGAGAGCGACGTTGCATGGATGAGATCCTTTGGATGACGTTTCGCAGATCGCGCATTTCGCGATCGCGTTTCGGTTCCTTGGACTCTCCCTGACGTGAAATGGTTCAAGCCCGCCTTGGGCTGATTTGCAACTCATGGCTTCGTGAGGCGGCCAATTGGCACGCAATGCCAACACTGCCCCTGGTCTGAGACATGAAATTTCGCGTTTGGTTCAAGCTTGGGAAGGATAATTCTTCAACGCTCGCGTCGAGATATCGTGAATCGTTCTTAACGATTCGAACTCTCGAAACTACGCGCCCGCAAACGCCTCGCGCGTAAATCCTTGCGCGTAGAGCAGTGCAGTGAGGTCGCCGTAATCGATGCGCGCGGCGGCAGCGGCGGCAACCGCGGGCTTGGCGTGATAGGCGACGCCGAGGCCGGCCTCTTGCACCATGCCGAGATCGTTGGCGCCGTCGCCGACGACGAGCGTGTCGATGTTGTCGAGGTCAAAACCTTCACGCAGTTCGATCAGCGTGGCGAGCTTGGCGTCGCGGCCGAGGATCGGCTCCTTCACTTCGCCCGTCAATTTGCCGTCGTGCACGATCAACTCGTTGCCGCGGTTTTCCTGAAAGCCGATTTTTTCGGCGATGGTTTTCGTGAACAGCGTGAAGCCGCCTGAAATGAGACAGGTGTAGGCGCCGTGGGCGCGCATGGTCGCGACCAGTTCGCGCCCGCCCGGCGTCAACGTGATGCGCTCCTCGATGACCTTGTCAATGACGTCGACCGGCAATCCCTTGAGCAGCGCCACGCGCTCGCGCAGCGCAGGTTCAAACTCGATCTCGCCGCGCATGGCCCGTTCGGTGATCGCGGCGACATGGGCTTTCAGTCCGACGAAGTCCG comes from the Bradyrhizobium erythrophlei genome and includes:
- the hflC gene encoding protease modulator HflC, with the translated sequence MRSPVTGIIFLLLLLLALIVGYSSVFAVQQTEQALVVRLGKPVDVVTDPGLHFKAPFIDTVIPVDKRILDLENPAQEIIASDQKRLVVDAFARYKIKNALQFYQSVGTIQAANLQLATLLNSALRRVLGEVTLIQVVRDQREPLMQRIRAQLDHEADGYGIQVVDVRIRRADLPDQNSQAVYQRMKTERQREAAEFRAQGRQKAQEIRSSADREATVIVAEANSKAEQVRGEGDAERNRLFAESYGKDVDFFAFYRSMTAYENSLKSNDTRFLLRPDSDFFRFFGGASGKPGTPAAAQAKP
- the serB gene encoding phosphoserine phosphatase SerB — protein: MSLVATLICHPANPALDSTVLDGARAILPKAGPAQWLWDEVAADIPFGDGHEDIAAIAKRLREAREDLPIDIVVQPVLGRRKKLFLADMDSTMIGQECIDELADFVGLKAHVAAITERAMRGEIEFEPALRERVALLKGLPVDVIDKVIEERITLTPGGRELVATMRAHGAYTCLISGGFTLFTKTIAEKIGFQENRGNELIVHDGKLTGEVKEPILGRDAKLATLIELREGFDLDNIDTLVVGDGANDLGMVQEAGLGVAYHAKPAVAAAAAARIDYGDLTALLYAQGFTREAFAGA
- a CDS encoding DUF2065 domain-containing protein, with the translated sequence MRSIAFADFLIGVGILFVIEGLMFAAAPVWLKRAMKSAQEAPDNVLRIVGIGSAVAGLILIWLVRR
- a CDS encoding Do family serine endopeptidase translates to MTVATYAPRHRLRPLLAAACLGAATIMASALPVQARGPDGIADVAEKVIDAVVNISTSQTVEAKGGSGEGRGAMPQLPPGSPFEDFFDDFFKNRRGPNGPRSGGDMQPHKTNSLGSGFIIDTSGIVVTNNHVIADADEINVILNDGTKIKAELVGVDKKTDLAVLKFKPSRQLTAVKFGDSDKLRLGEWVIAIGNPFSLGGTVTAGIVSARNRDISNGPYDNYIQTDAAINRGNSGGPLFNLEGDVIGVNTLIISPTGGSIGIGFAVPSKTVAGVVEQLQKFGELRRGWLGVRIQQVTDEIAESLNIKPARGALVAGVDDKGPAKPAGIEPGDVVVKFDGKDVKEPKDLSRVVADTAVGKEVDVVIIRKGEEQTKRVTLGRLEDTDKPQPASAKSTPEPEKLVTQKALGLDLANLSKDLRSRYKIKDSVKGVIITGVDNASDAAEKRLAAGDVIVEVAQEAVANAADIKKRVEQLKKDGKKSVLLLVSNADGELRFVALSVQ